A window of the Citrus sinensis cultivar Valencia sweet orange chromosome 9, DVS_A1.0, whole genome shotgun sequence genome harbors these coding sequences:
- the LOC127899713 gene encoding uncharacterized protein LOC127899713: MRTLRGRRDTEGLMEFTEVRKRYNELLHSHEIFWKQRAKALWLKEGDLNSRYFHSMASTRKKKNSIVKLRNAQGVWCADSGEIDTLIGTYFTELFSSNGSNNEAVVSSVMTSITAEQNQILLAPFTDADVKEALFSMHPDKSPGPDALLFPDEP; this comes from the exons ATGCGAACCTTGCGAGGTCGTCGCGATACGGAAGGCCTTATGGAGTTCACTGAAGTTCGTAAACGATACAATGAACTCCTACACAGTCACGAAATTTTTTGGAAGCAGCGAGCTAAGGCTCTTTGGCTGAAAGAAGGGGATCTGAATTCTCGctattttcattcaatggCATCTacgaggaagaagaaaaattccATTGTCAAATTACGGAATGCTCAAGGGGTATGGTGTGCTGACTCAGGTGAAATTGATACACTCATTGGAACTTATTTTACAGagcttttttcttcaaatggTAGCAATAATGAGGCTGTAGTTTCCTCTGTAATGACCTCTATTACGGCTGAGCAAAACCAGATTCTGTTGGCTCCATTCACTGATGCTGATGTCAAAGAAGCTCTGTTCAGTATGCACCCTGACAAATCGCCAGGACCTGATG CGCTTTTGTTCCCGGACGAGCCATAA